The following proteins are encoded in a genomic region of Acetobacter oryzoeni:
- a CDS encoding outer membrane protein assembly factor BamD: MSDICIKPQLLRHVLPRVLSVALLTSLAGCGLFNENKKLPPAPKIAAPETLYNNGIDALRTRRYALAASEFETLQQNYPYSGYIANAQLMEGYAYYLKGKYPEAVQQLNRFISLHPTSSDSAYAYYLRALCFYEQIADVQRDQQGTAESMDALEEVVTRFPQSKYARDAQLKIDLCRDHLAGKEMLVGRYYQREKNYEGAINRYQRVVQDFQTTNHVPEALERMVEVYLDLGLTDQARKSAIVLGYNYPGSKWYRYAYDNLHRYHLLTDKFPIPGKVVSASDMPKDAEPGTAGAKKGTAMEPDALATDTRNENTQPQAMPIKAAPVTPVKAEPTAPADSAGSPPK, encoded by the coding sequence ATGTCTGATATTTGCATTAAACCACAGTTGCTTCGCCACGTTCTGCCCCGCGTGCTTTCAGTTGCCCTGCTGACAAGCTTGGCAGGCTGTGGCTTGTTTAATGAAAACAAGAAGCTTCCGCCGGCTCCCAAAATTGCTGCGCCTGAAACGCTTTACAATAACGGCATTGATGCCCTGCGTACCAGGCGCTATGCCCTTGCGGCTTCAGAGTTTGAAACGCTGCAGCAGAATTACCCATACTCTGGTTACATTGCGAATGCCCAGCTTATGGAAGGCTATGCGTATTACCTGAAAGGGAAATACCCTGAAGCCGTGCAGCAGCTTAACCGCTTTATTAGCCTACACCCCACCAGCTCAGATTCAGCTTACGCTTATTACCTGCGCGCATTGTGCTTTTATGAGCAGATTGCAGACGTCCAGCGCGATCAGCAGGGCACCGCTGAATCCATGGATGCGCTGGAAGAAGTGGTTACACGCTTTCCACAATCCAAATACGCACGTGATGCGCAGCTAAAAATTGATCTTTGCCGAGACCATCTGGCCGGTAAGGAAATGCTAGTTGGCCGCTATTATCAGCGCGAGAAAAACTACGAAGGCGCCATCAACCGCTACCAACGTGTGGTGCAGGATTTCCAGACCACCAACCATGTGCCCGAAGCTTTGGAACGTATGGTGGAAGTGTATCTGGATCTGGGCCTAACAGATCAGGCGCGTAAATCTGCCATTGTGCTGGGGTACAACTATCCCGGTAGCAAATGGTATCGGTATGCCTACGATAACCTGCACCGTTATCATTTGCTGACAGATAAGTTCCCTATTCCCGGTAAAGTTGTTTCCGCATCCGACATGCCAAAAGATGCAGAACCCGGAACGGCTGGCGCCAAAAAAGGTACGGCCATGGAACCAGATGCTCTGGCAACAGATACGCGGAATGAAAACACGCAGCCGCAGGCCATGCCTATCAAGGCAGCACCTGTTACGCCTGTAAAAGCCGAACCTACAGCGCCGGCGGATTCTGCAGGCTCACCTCCAAAATAA
- the lpxC gene encoding UDP-3-O-acyl-N-acetylglucosamine deacetylase: protein MDGLLREPLLYSDIVESPASFMRSVRKAPSALQHTLRHAISCTGTGLHTGQSIRMSLHPAPAGHGIVFQRTDLPNAAPIAARYDNVLETRLSTVLGEAQHPENRVATVEHLMAALNGCGVDNALILIDGPETPVFDGSAADFVFLLDCAGRKAQDAPRRFIEVCKPIRICHNDSWAELHPTAGHHLHLSLSIDFPAKAIGQQSYSAELTPWSFRHELANSRTFTLKAEIEALHRAGLARGGSLNNAIVVDDDHILNPSGLRKPDEFIRHKVMDAVGDLYLAGGVLLGEFRGHRSGHALNNQVLRALFADQNAWRDITTSLPAASAA from the coding sequence ATGGACGGTCTGCTAAGGGAGCCACTCCTGTATTCCGATATTGTAGAAAGCCCAGCATCTTTTATGCGTTCTGTTAGGAAAGCCCCGTCTGCTTTGCAGCATACGCTGCGTCATGCCATTTCGTGCACTGGCACTGGGTTGCATACAGGGCAATCCATCCGCATGAGCTTACATCCTGCGCCTGCCGGACATGGAATTGTATTCCAGCGCACAGATCTCCCCAATGCGGCCCCTATTGCAGCACGATATGACAATGTTTTGGAAACACGCCTGAGCACCGTTTTGGGTGAAGCGCAGCACCCAGAAAACCGGGTGGCTACGGTTGAACATCTTATGGCAGCCCTGAACGGCTGCGGCGTAGATAATGCACTCATTCTGATTGACGGCCCAGAAACTCCAGTTTTTGATGGGTCTGCCGCCGATTTTGTATTTCTGCTGGATTGTGCCGGGCGGAAAGCACAGGATGCCCCACGTCGTTTTATTGAAGTCTGCAAACCCATTCGCATTTGCCACAATGATTCATGGGCCGAACTGCACCCTACCGCAGGCCACCATCTCCATCTTTCTCTGAGCATTGATTTTCCGGCAAAAGCCATTGGCCAGCAAAGCTATAGTGCAGAGCTTACACCGTGGTCTTTCCGGCATGAGCTGGCAAACAGCCGCACCTTTACCCTTAAAGCAGAAATTGAAGCCCTTCACCGTGCCGGACTGGCACGCGGTGGCTCACTCAACAATGCCATTGTGGTGGATGATGACCATATTCTAAATCCCTCAGGCCTTCGCAAACCGGACGAGTTTATCCGTCATAAGGTTATGGATGCAGTGGGAGATCTTTATCTTGCAGGCGGTGTATTACTGGGAGAGTTCCGCGGCCACAGATCTGGCCATGCCTTGAACAATCAGGTGCTGCGCGCTCTTTTTGCAGACCAGAATGCGTGGCGTGATATCACCACATCCCTCCCCGCAGCGTCTGCCGCCTGA
- the ftsZ gene encoding cell division protein FtsZ — MTLNLTVPPQTHADFSPKITVIGVGGGGTNAVDNMIASNLQGVDFVVANTDAQSLEKSLADSRIQLGPHLTHGLGAGAKPEVGRAAAEEAADEIARYLDGAHMVFITTGMGGGTGTGAAPVIARMARERNILTIGVVSKPFAYEGKRRGRVADEGIKELQQYVDTLIVIPNQNLFRIANERTTLREAYQLADQVLNMGVRGVTDLMMDRGYVNLDFADIRSVMAEMGKAMMGTGEGEGENRAVEAAEAAISNPLLEDTCMSTAKGLLVNVTGGEDMTFFEAEEAFNRVCREVPEDANMIFGTVIDEKMSGRIRVSVVATGIDMPSDSADRPHLVAVEGEAQAEQPQAAVGGAAAPAPAASPVPPTTTQAAPTAQATAAPQHAQLFQPAGANNVSAPPAHTVPVQAAPAAAPSQPQQLRPAVSPRAGLFTETPRQPSAAPQQQEAPAHRSLFGRVTGAFRRNAADAARQEPNAQPRPTISQADQGSGLRSGEGDSGLEIPTFLRR; from the coding sequence ATGACACTCAACCTGACCGTTCCACCCCAAACACATGCTGATTTTTCCCCAAAAATCACAGTCATTGGTGTTGGCGGTGGGGGAACGAACGCAGTTGACAACATGATTGCGTCCAACCTGCAGGGTGTTGATTTTGTTGTTGCCAACACAGATGCCCAGAGCCTTGAAAAAAGTCTGGCAGATAGCCGAATCCAGCTTGGCCCACATCTCACCCACGGTTTGGGTGCCGGTGCAAAGCCAGAAGTAGGCCGCGCGGCGGCAGAAGAAGCTGCAGATGAAATTGCCCGGTATCTGGATGGCGCTCACATGGTTTTTATCACCACCGGCATGGGTGGTGGCACGGGCACAGGGGCAGCCCCTGTTATTGCCCGCATGGCGCGTGAGCGGAATATTCTGACCATTGGCGTTGTCAGTAAGCCTTTCGCTTACGAAGGCAAACGCCGCGGGCGCGTTGCTGATGAAGGTATCAAGGAACTTCAGCAGTATGTTGATACGCTGATTGTTATTCCCAACCAGAACCTTTTCCGTATTGCTAACGAACGCACCACCCTGCGCGAAGCCTATCAACTGGCTGACCAGGTGCTCAACATGGGCGTGCGCGGCGTAACCGATCTGATGATGGACCGCGGTTACGTTAACTTGGATTTTGCCGATATTCGCAGCGTTATGGCTGAAATGGGCAAAGCCATGATGGGCACGGGTGAAGGCGAAGGTGAGAACCGCGCCGTAGAAGCTGCCGAAGCTGCCATTTCCAACCCGCTGCTGGAAGACACCTGCATGTCTACCGCAAAGGGCCTGCTGGTGAACGTAACCGGTGGCGAAGACATGACCTTCTTTGAAGCCGAAGAAGCGTTTAACCGTGTTTGCCGCGAAGTGCCTGAAGATGCGAACATGATCTTCGGTACTGTTATTGATGAAAAGATGAGCGGCCGTATCCGGGTATCCGTGGTTGCCACGGGCATTGATATGCCTTCCGATTCGGCAGATCGCCCGCATCTGGTTGCTGTTGAAGGTGAAGCTCAGGCAGAACAGCCGCAGGCTGCTGTTGGTGGTGCCGCTGCACCCGCGCCGGCAGCTTCTCCTGTTCCGCCCACAACCACGCAGGCTGCCCCTACCGCGCAGGCTACTGCCGCACCGCAACATGCTCAGCTCTTTCAGCCTGCTGGTGCCAATAATGTTTCTGCACCACCTGCACATACGGTGCCGGTGCAGGCTGCTCCAGCTGCCGCACCTAGCCAACCCCAGCAACTGCGCCCGGCTGTATCCCCCCGCGCCGGCTTGTTTACAGAAACACCACGCCAGCCTTCCGCAGCACCTCAGCAGCAGGAAGCACCCGCTCATCGTAGCCTGTTTGGCCGCGTAACCGGCGCGTTCCGTCGCAATGCTGCTGATGCAGCACGGCAGGAACCAAACGCTCAGCCTCGCCCGACCATCAGCCAAGCTGATCAGGGTTCTGGCCTGCGTTCTGGTGAAGGAGATTCCGGCCTGGAAATTCCGACCTTCCTGCGCCGTTAA